ttcagggCAAAATTGAAGATGGAAGAAAAACTTCCAAATGAAAAAGTGAAATATTTGCTTGCCCCATGGAGGTTTTCCTTCAGGGCTCCTGGATTCGAAAATAGGCTGGTGTCAGCTCTACAACTATTTGAGCGTTTTCCTTTAGATATAGCTGTGACCGGAGGAACCCAGGAGGCGAATGCTCAGCTGGCTTCTGCAATCTGTGGGCCGGATGAGGAAATTGAAGAAGAAGAATGGGAATCtgatgatgaagaggaagaagaaacCGATGAAGACGATGAAGAAGACTGGGAAGAAGATGAAAGTGAAGATGAGGAACATAGTATAAATTCTAAGTTAATTACTAATCGCCAGAGCAGCAGGAGGAAACATGTACGGATATCGGAGCATAAAGAATATATAGGGAGTGGCTATCCTGATTTCAACTCTGTGGTTTTACACCGTCAAATCCCGAATGTTCGTGTATGGACTGTGCAGGGACATCCAACTTCAAATTCCATTATAAAGCAGACCAACCAGCAGTATGACTCAACATGCTATGATGTTCTGGTGGTTCTCACTACAGAACGGCACAAGGAGGACCACATGTGGCTCAAAATGGAATTGCATGACAGAGATCAGTCTTTTTTTCTGGTTCAAGCTGAGCATGACTGGGATGTGGTCGAGGAGAAGCCTACAGGGCCATGCATGACCTGTGCCTGGGAACGGATGAGAGCTCGCAAACTGGAGTTGCAGAAGAGAATGAAAGAAGCATATGGAGAGATGGCTGATTCAACAGATAGCCAGAGCCCTTCTGCTACCCAAGATCCAGAGTTAGTGAAGATGAAGGATATTGCAGAGGTGCTTGCTGAAGCCCTACCTGAGCTTCGGAGGAAAGCTTTTAGTCAGTTTCTGGTGGCGATTACTAAGGAACTTCGGGTTCCAAAATTTCTGACAGATGACACACAGTAAGTCACTTCCTTGTGTTTAATatgaaatgttaaaatgttgTCATGTGACACAAATTGATTTCCATTTGAACCTCACAGACAGGACTTCCATTGCTGGTTACACACGTCCTAAGTTCTGGGGTCAACGTGTTTTGTTGGTTAAAATCAGGACGTGCATCTCAAACATGGGCTGCTGGTGTGCTTGTGCCCTTACTAGGCTGATTAACTTGCTTAATTACCAGTTACCTCACTCAACCATCTTCATTAGGAAATCTGTATTGTTCCACTAGCTTACTTTTGTTAGTTGTCATAAAACAGCCGGAACTTGCATGCAAATGAATTgttcatatatatttacattatcTAACAAATTCTCTTGCTCTGTCTGACCAGAATAGGAGGTATCTACATTGATCTAAAAAATTCACTGCATTTGTTTCTCAGGATTGTAGTTTATACTGCTTTGAAGTCCAGGAAGATAAACCAGGATGATCTTGACCAGATCTCCAAGCTTTCACAGCCAAGAGATCTCACAGACAATCCATCCAAGCTTCAGTCAATCCTTGCAGCTCTCGATCACTTCCGTCTGGATATCGGTGTGCTGGGTGAGACTGGCTGCGGCAGCTCCAGCCTGGTCAATGCCCTCTTGGGCCTGGAGAACGGTGATGAACGAGCTGCCTCAACCGGTGTCATTGAAATCACCAAAGAGGCCGTGGAGTATCCCTACCCTGAGTCCCCCAACATCCGTCTTTGGGACCTTCCTGGGCTTAGAAAAATAAGTGATATTGACAGCCTGTCCTCTGTGTCCAATGCTTCTGAAGCCCAACCTGTAGCATCTGTGCTCACTTTGTGTGATGTATACATACTGGTGTCTCCTTTAAGGCTTAGATTGGGTGCCATACAGTTGTTGCAGCAAGCGTCCTCCCTGGGGAAAGAGTGCTACCTGGTGGTCTCCATGGCGGACTTGATTGAGGAAAAGTCTGTCGTAGAGTTGAGGCAGTGGGCTGAGGGAGTCTTGGGTAAACTGGGTCTCCAGCAGAGCTTGTTTTTGGTGTCTGCTCACCATCCAGAAACCCTGGACTTACCCAAACTAAAAGAGACATTGAATTCAGCCTTTCCAAGTCATAAGAAAGTCGCTCTTGCCAGATATGTATCAAAGCAACTGAACGGAGATGTTTTCTGGAAAAGATCGGATTCTTGCAAGTTcatgtaaataattaattataataataattttaaaaaaaagattaaaaaagagctctatatatatatttctatactCAGGAATATATTATTAGGGaggttttt
This DNA window, taken from Pseudorasbora parva isolate DD20220531a chromosome 7, ASM2467924v1, whole genome shotgun sequence, encodes the following:
- the zmp:0000000951 gene encoding uncharacterized protein zmp:0000000951 — protein: MEEKLPNEKVKYLLAPWRFSFRAPGFENRLVSALQLFERFPLDIAVTGGTQEANAQLASAICGPDEEIEEEEWESDDEEEEETDEDDEEDWEEDESEDEEHSINSKLITNRQSSRRKHVRISEHKEYIGSGYPDFNSVVLHRQIPNVRVWTVQGHPTSNSIIKQTNQQYDSTCYDVLVVLTTERHKEDHMWLKMELHDRDQSFFLVQAEHDWDVVEEKPTGPCMTCAWERMRARKLELQKRMKEAYGEMADSTDSQSPSATQDPELVKMKDIAEVLAEALPELRRKAFSQFLVAITKELRVPKFLTDDTQIVVYTALKSRKINQDDLDQISKLSQPRDLTDNPSKLQSILAALDHFRLDIGVLGETGCGSSSLVNALLGLENGDERAASTGVIEITKEAVEYPYPESPNIRLWDLPGLRKISDIDSLSSVSNASEAQPVASVLTLCDVYILVSPLRLRLGAIQLLQQASSLGKECYLVVSMADLIEEKSVVELRQWAEGVLGKLGLQQSLFLVSAHHPETLDLPKLKETLNSAFPSHKKVALARYVSKQLNGDVFWKRSDSCKFM